In the Pelotomaculum isophthalicicum JI genome, one interval contains:
- the pdxT gene encoding pyridoxal 5'-phosphate synthase glutaminase subunit PdxT, protein MRIGVLALQGAFREHQKILAECGVESTQIRKNTQLDGISALIIPGGESTTIGKLMNEFELFEPIIKMSEDGLPVLGTCAGLIMLAKEINGSQQARLNLMDISVERNAFGRQVDSFETDLDIPVLGAQPYRAVFIRAPYITGVGGNVQVLAKYEEKIVLARQGRFMAAAFHPELTGDLRLHRYFIENCL, encoded by the coding sequence ATGCGAATAGGTGTTCTGGCCTTGCAGGGAGCTTTCAGGGAACACCAGAAAATCCTTGCGGAATGTGGAGTAGAGTCGACGCAAATCAGAAAGAACACGCAGCTTGATGGTATATCAGCGTTGATCATACCTGGCGGCGAGAGCACAACCATAGGAAAGTTGATGAACGAATTCGAGCTTTTTGAGCCCATAATTAAAATGAGCGAAGATGGTTTGCCGGTACTCGGAACCTGCGCCGGGCTAATTATGTTGGCTAAGGAGATTAACGGTTCACAGCAAGCTCGTCTTAATTTGATGGACATATCCGTGGAGCGCAATGCCTTCGGGCGGCAGGTAGACAGTTTCGAAACTGATTTGGATATACCTGTTTTGGGGGCGCAACCATACCGGGCGGTTTTTATCCGCGCGCCATATATTACCGGTGTCGGCGGAAACGTTCAGGTGCTGGCGAAATATGAAGAGAAAATTGTGCTTGCTCGTCAGGGGAGGTTTATGGCGGCGGCTTTTCATCCTGAACTAACCGGAGATTTACGGCTTCATCGTTATTTTATAGAAAATTGTTTATAA